One part of the Rhodococcus oxybenzonivorans genome encodes these proteins:
- a CDS encoding gamma-glutamylcyclotransferase yields MSYYAAYGSNMHPEQMLQRCPHSPMAGTGWLHGWRLTFSGGDIGWEGALATVVEDPDSKVFVVLYDVPEEDEVSLDRWEGSELGIHRKIRVRVDTDGEPVLAWLYVLDAYEGGLPSARYLGVMADAAEIAGAPADYVRDLRTRNSRNVGPGTE; encoded by the coding sequence GTGAGTTACTACGCCGCCTATGGGTCCAACATGCATCCGGAGCAGATGCTGCAGCGCTGCCCTCACTCGCCGATGGCGGGAACGGGCTGGTTGCACGGTTGGCGGCTCACGTTCAGCGGCGGTGACATCGGCTGGGAAGGCGCGCTCGCCACGGTGGTCGAAGACCCCGATTCCAAGGTCTTCGTGGTGCTGTACGACGTACCGGAGGAGGACGAGGTGAGCCTCGACCGCTGGGAGGGCTCCGAACTCGGAATTCACCGCAAGATCCGGGTACGGGTCGACACCGACGGAGAACCGGTGCTGGCCTGGCTGTATGTGCTCGATGCCTACGAGGGTGGGCTGCCGTCTGCGCGGTACCTCGGTGTCATGGCCGATGCCGCCGAAATCGCCGGGGCACCCGCCGACTACGTGCGCGACCTGCGTACCCGCAACAGCCGCAACGTCGGCCCGGGCACCGAATAG
- a CDS encoding M20 family metallopeptidase, producing the protein MNAAVDKWISAHTDDLSHWRRHIHANPELARHEYATTEFVATRLAAAGLSPELLPGGTGLTCDLGPDTGTRIALRADMDALPLQELTGATYSSTVPGVSHACGHDAHTTILLGTGLALSEIPELPVGVRLIFQPAEEVMPGGALEVVAAGRLEGVSRIFALHCDPRLAAGRVGIRLGAITSAADTIEVVLDSPGGHTSRPHLTTDLVFALGTVVTGLPGMLSRRIDPRTGTVMVWGAVSAGRAPNAIPQTGMMTGTVRTGDHETWEMLEPLVRDIVHGLLAPTGVRYQLNYRRGVPPVVNDEVSTRMFENAIRTVGADALADTPQSGGGEDFSWYLEEVPGAMARLGVWSGVGEQLDIHQPTFDLDERALGVGVRVLSSLVLG; encoded by the coding sequence GTGAATGCGGCCGTCGACAAATGGATCAGTGCTCACACCGATGACCTCTCGCATTGGCGTCGGCACATCCATGCCAACCCGGAGTTGGCGCGGCACGAGTACGCCACGACGGAGTTCGTGGCGACCCGGCTTGCTGCCGCGGGTCTTTCACCGGAACTGCTCCCGGGAGGTACCGGACTCACCTGTGATCTCGGCCCGGACACCGGAACCCGGATCGCGTTGCGCGCCGACATGGACGCGCTTCCGCTGCAGGAACTCACCGGGGCGACGTACTCGTCGACAGTGCCGGGTGTGTCCCACGCGTGCGGCCACGACGCCCACACCACGATCCTGCTCGGGACAGGCCTGGCACTCAGCGAGATTCCTGAACTGCCGGTCGGTGTCCGCCTGATATTCCAGCCCGCCGAAGAGGTGATGCCCGGCGGCGCACTGGAGGTGGTCGCGGCAGGGCGACTCGAAGGCGTCTCCCGCATCTTCGCGCTGCACTGCGATCCCCGGCTCGCGGCCGGGCGCGTCGGAATTCGACTCGGCGCCATCACCTCTGCTGCCGACACGATCGAGGTTGTGCTCGACTCACCCGGTGGTCACACATCGCGGCCGCACCTCACCACCGATCTGGTCTTCGCACTCGGCACTGTGGTCACCGGCCTGCCGGGCATGCTGAGCCGGCGAATCGATCCACGTACAGGCACCGTCATGGTGTGGGGAGCGGTCAGCGCGGGCCGGGCCCCCAACGCCATTCCGCAGACCGGCATGATGACCGGCACGGTGCGGACCGGTGACCACGAGACGTGGGAAATGCTCGAGCCGCTCGTTCGCGACATCGTGCACGGACTGCTGGCGCCCACGGGAGTGCGATACCAACTCAACTACCGCAGGGGCGTGCCGCCCGTCGTCAACGACGAGGTGTCGACCCGAATGTTCGAGAATGCTATCCGCACCGTGGGTGCGGACGCCCTCGCCGACACCCCGCAGTCCGGTGGTGGCGAGGACTTTTCCTGGTATCTCGAGGAAGTTCCGGGTGCCATGGCCAGGCTGGGCGTGTGGTCGGGCGTCGGTGAACAGCTCGACATCCATCAACCCACATTCGATCTGGACGAGCGGGCGCTCGGTGTCGGCGTGCGGGTGTTGTCCAGCCTCGTGCTGGGCTGA